Proteins from a single region of Syntrophales bacterium:
- a CDS encoding amidohydrolase: MGNLAADLILARGNVLTLNPACPRAQLVAMRDDMILSVATNEALPALRGTGTEVIVLNGRTVLPGFHDAHCHLVAFAESLLVPNLIPPSVNSISDIQGEIRRLSGNLPPGSWIRARGYDEFYLREKRHPTRKDLDEATTVHPVKLTHRSGHAHVLNSLALTFTGISRETPEPPGAMIERDLETGEPNGVLYGMGDYLTNVAPSLNDHELERGIGLAGERLLSSGITSVQDASASNDLRRWQMFQRWKDEERLKPRVGMMLGVETFNRHREEGLLPQTGDNQLRLGAVKIILDETKGYLNPPREELNRKVLEIHQAGFQVALHALEETTVEAAFLALEYALKKLPRRDHRHRIEHCSVCGPAMAKRLASLGIAVVTQPAFIYYNGERYLKTVPEEQLRHLYPLATLIKAGLKVSAGSDAPVVSPEPLTGIYAVVSRTTRTGQELLPDERIPPLAAVGMYTQGAAYASFEEAIKGSIVPGKLADLIVLSGDPTGVSPEEIRDLQVEMVIVGGKIVWGMGL, translated from the coding sequence ATGGGTAACTTAGCGGCCGATCTCATCCTGGCAAGGGGTAATGTGCTCACATTGAATCCCGCCTGTCCCCGGGCTCAACTGGTTGCCATGCGGGATGACATGATCCTCTCCGTAGCGACGAATGAAGCCCTTCCCGCGCTTAGAGGTACGGGAACAGAGGTTATCGTCTTAAACGGCAGGACAGTTCTTCCCGGTTTCCATGATGCCCATTGCCACCTTGTCGCCTTTGCCGAAAGCCTGCTTGTCCCCAACCTTATCCCCCCGTCGGTAAATTCCATCTCTGATATTCAAGGCGAGATTCGGAGATTATCCGGGAATTTACCACCGGGAAGCTGGATAAGAGCCAGGGGGTACGACGAATTTTACCTCAGGGAGAAACGGCATCCGACGCGCAAGGACCTGGATGAGGCGACAACTGTCCACCCTGTAAAGCTCACCCACCGCTCAGGGCATGCCCACGTGCTGAACAGCCTGGCTCTGACATTTACGGGTATCTCCAGGGAGACCCCGGAGCCGCCTGGCGCCATGATTGAGCGGGACCTGGAGACGGGTGAGCCCAACGGCGTCCTTTACGGCATGGGTGACTACCTGACAAATGTGGCGCCGTCACTGAATGATCACGAGTTAGAGCGAGGTATAGGACTGGCCGGCGAGAGGCTCCTCTCCTCGGGGATAACTTCTGTCCAGGATGCCTCTGCCTCCAATGACCTCCGACGTTGGCAGATGTTCCAGCGCTGGAAGGATGAGGAACGCTTAAAGCCGAGGGTGGGCATGATGCTGGGGGTGGAAACCTTCAACCGGCATCGGGAGGAGGGACTTCTTCCTCAGACAGGCGATAACCAGCTCAGACTGGGTGCGGTAAAGATAATCCTCGATGAGACCAAGGGTTACCTGAATCCACCCCGGGAAGAGCTAAACCGGAAGGTCCTGGAGATTCACCAGGCCGGCTTTCAGGTTGCCCTGCACGCCCTCGAGGAGACTACCGTAGAGGCAGCCTTTCTGGCCCTAGAATATGCGCTCAAGAAATTACCCCGCCGTGACCACCGCCATCGGATAGAGCATTGTTCGGTATGCGGGCCGGCAATGGCGAAACGACTGGCCTCCCTCGGCATCGCTGTTGTCACTCAGCCGGCTTTCATTTACTATAACGGCGAGAGGTATCTCAAGACGGTGCCGGAAGAACAGCTCCGGCATCTGTACCCTCTGGCTACCCTCATCAAGGCGGGTCTCAAGGTATCCGCCGGTTCAGACGCCCCCGTGGTTTCCCCGGAACCGCTGACCGGCATCTATGCCGTCGTTTCCCGCACGACAAGGACGGGACAAGAACTCCTGCCCGATGAGCGCATCCCGCCATTGGCGGCAGTAGGGATGTACACTCAGGGCGCCGCCTATGCCTCCTTTGAGGAGGCGATCAAGGGCTCTATTGTACCGGGTAAGTTGGCTGACCTGATAGTATTGAGTGGCGACCCTACCGGGGTGAGCCCTGAGGAGATAAGAGATCTACAGGTGGAAATGGTTATCGTTGGCGGGAAGATTGTATGGGGAATGGGTCTTTAG
- a CDS encoding DUF4160 domain-containing protein has translation MPVISMFFGIVVSLYFIDNKKHKQPHIHVKYQNSEAVISIPDGELFEGELPPAKMRLVLAWIEIHKDELMADWDLAVSGQQPFKIDPLR, from the coding sequence TAATATCAATGTTTTTCGGTATAGTTGTATCGCTTTACTTTATTGACAATAAGAAGCATAAACAGCCGCACATCCATGTGAAATATCAGAATAGCGAAGCTGTGATTTCAATCCCTGACGGTGAACTCTTTGAAGGAGAATTGCCTCCAGCCAAAATGCGATTGGTTTTGGCTTGGATTGAAATTCACAAAGATGAACTTATGGCTGACTGGGATTTGGCAGTTAGCGGACAGCAGCCGTTTAAAATCGATCCATTGAGGTAA
- a CDS encoding 2-oxoacid:acceptor oxidoreductase family protein, with protein MEKGEGYFELTIAGRGGQGALIIGRLLTEAGMSIYRYVTYFPNYGAAMRGGESECTVILSHREITSPAILQPSAVILLGQTTLGEFEKRVKSNGLMMLDSSLVTQRVSRDDLKVGYLPATKTAADLGNSRAANFVFLGAYLEMTKAVPLPLCEEALERKMANKGNTALLSIDKQAMRKGAELVREKNLDRYSFLG; from the coding sequence GTGGAAAAAGGTGAAGGCTATTTTGAACTTACCATCGCGGGACGCGGGGGACAGGGGGCCCTGATAATCGGCCGGCTTCTAACAGAAGCAGGGATGTCCATATACCGGTACGTTACGTACTTTCCCAACTACGGGGCAGCGATGCGGGGGGGCGAGAGCGAATGCACTGTCATTCTTTCCCACAGGGAGATAACCTCTCCGGCAATACTTCAACCTTCCGCCGTGATCTTACTCGGTCAAACAACCCTGGGAGAGTTTGAAAAAAGGGTGAAATCAAATGGTTTGATGATGCTGGACAGTTCTCTCGTGACGCAAAGGGTCAGCAGAGACGATCTGAAGGTAGGCTACCTCCCCGCCACAAAAACTGCCGCCGACCTTGGCAACAGCCGGGCAGCTAACTTTGTCTTTCTGGGTGCATATCTCGAGATGACAAAGGCAGTGCCACTCCCGCTTTGCGAGGAGGCATTGGAGAGGAAAATGGCGAACAAGGGAAATACGGCTTTACTTTCCATTGATAAACAGGCCATGAGGAAAGGGGCGGAGCTGGTCAGAGAAAAAAATCTTGACAGATATAGTTTTTTAGGTTAA
- a CDS encoding CoA transferase: MTRPLDGIRVLDWTIFQQGPVATAMLADLGADVIKIEHRVEGDPARGMMKMIGTLIGGGVGRNPYYENNNRGKRCITIDLGKQPGKELIYRLAEKSDVFVHNFRMGVAERMGLDYETLKKYNPKLIYVHASGWGPKGPDASDPSADYTGVARSGIMFIAGEPDMDPQMVQGGIGDQMGAVMTSWGVLAALLARERFGIGQKVDASILGAMLQLLGLVVSMRCISKIPSMRIARKKVGNPLWNHYKCKDGKWIAMAHLQPDKFWPNVCKAMGLEDLEKDPRFDSMDTRNKNAGELVQILDDTFITKTRGEWMEVFKKNNIIYSRLNNIDELEDDPQILANNYITEFDHPTMGKIREMGFPVIFSETPAFITRPAPEFGEHTEEILQEILDYSWEDIIKLKDEEVI, from the coding sequence ATGACAAGACCACTCGATGGAATTCGCGTTCTCGACTGGACAATATTCCAGCAAGGTCCGGTGGCTACGGCGATGCTGGCGGACCTGGGAGCTGATGTCATCAAGATAGAGCACCGGGTTGAAGGCGACCCGGCACGGGGGATGATGAAGATGATCGGCACCCTGATCGGGGGTGGTGTGGGACGTAACCCCTACTATGAGAACAATAACAGGGGAAAGCGGTGCATTACCATTGACCTGGGCAAGCAACCGGGCAAGGAACTCATCTACAGGCTGGCAGAAAAGTCTGATGTCTTCGTGCATAATTTCCGGATGGGGGTCGCCGAGAGGATGGGCCTGGATTATGAAACCCTCAAGAAATACAATCCCAAGCTTATCTACGTCCATGCCTCCGGCTGGGGACCAAAAGGCCCCGACGCCTCTGATCCCTCGGCTGATTATACCGGCGTAGCCCGTTCGGGGATTATGTTCATTGCCGGGGAACCGGATATGGACCCACAGATGGTGCAGGGTGGCATCGGCGATCAGATGGGAGCCGTTATGACGAGCTGGGGTGTTCTGGCAGCTCTACTCGCCAGGGAACGCTTCGGCATCGGGCAAAAGGTGGATGCCTCTATTTTAGGCGCCATGTTGCAACTTCTCGGGCTGGTTGTCTCCATGCGCTGCATTTCCAAAATACCGTCCATGAGAATTGCCCGTAAAAAGGTGGGCAATCCCCTATGGAACCACTATAAGTGCAAGGATGGTAAATGGATTGCCATGGCTCACCTCCAGCCGGACAAATTCTGGCCTAATGTATGCAAAGCAATGGGTCTGGAAGATCTGGAAAAAGACCCCCGGTTTGACAGTATGGATACGAGAAACAAGAATGCCGGGGAACTTGTCCAAATCCTCGATGACACCTTCATTACCAAAACGAGAGGGGAGTGGATGGAGGTCTTCAAGAAAAATAATATCATTTATTCCCGGCTTAATAACATTGACGAACTTGAGGATGATCCCCAGATATTGGCCAATAATTACATCACCGAATTTGACCATCCCACCATGGGCAAGATAAGGGAGATGGGCTTCCCCGTTATCTTCAGTGAAACGCCGGCGTTTATAACCCGGCCCGCTCCTGAGTTCGGCGAGCATACCGAAGAGATCCTGCAGGAGATCCTCGACTATAGCTGGGAGGACATTATAAAGTTAAAAGATGAAGAGGTAATTTAA
- a CDS encoding thiamine pyrophosphate-dependent enzyme, with the protein MTEKIVSRKKVWGTPKLRVPLPFSFFCPGCHYGIIVRLICEVLEELGIEGRTVGLAGVGCSFGPFPVSIDVDFTSCPHGRAPAMATAIKRIHPETVVFTVQGDGDLGSIGLGCFMNALIRGEKLTTIFLNNACYGTTGGQMAPTTLIGMKTTTTPEGRDPRTAGFPLHTAELAATMKGVAYSARCTVHSPANFRRARKALKTAFQKQIDGIGYGFVEFLSACPTNWRLSPPDCIKFISEKMIAEYPLGEFKNVDVIELPEEWR; encoded by the coding sequence ATGACAGAGAAAATAGTTAGCCGAAAGAAGGTCTGGGGAACACCAAAGTTAAGGGTTCCTCTCCCCTTCAGTTTTTTCTGTCCCGGCTGCCATTATGGAATAATCGTACGGCTGATCTGTGAGGTACTTGAAGAATTAGGAATTGAAGGCAGAACTGTAGGTCTTGCTGGTGTCGGTTGCAGCTTCGGGCCCTTTCCCGTTTCCATTGATGTTGACTTTACCTCCTGCCCTCATGGACGCGCCCCTGCGATGGCAACAGCCATCAAGCGTATCCACCCCGAGACTGTTGTCTTCACCGTTCAAGGAGATGGGGATCTGGGATCTATCGGCCTGGGTTGCTTTATGAATGCCTTAATCCGCGGGGAAAAACTCACCACTATCTTCCTGAACAATGCCTGTTACGGAACGACAGGAGGTCAGATGGCCCCCACTACCCTGATAGGGATGAAAACCACTACTACTCCCGAGGGACGAGACCCCAGGACAGCAGGTTTCCCTTTACACACCGCCGAACTGGCAGCTACCATGAAAGGCGTGGCCTATTCCGCCCGTTGCACTGTCCATAGTCCGGCTAACTTTCGACGAGCCAGGAAAGCCCTGAAAACGGCCTTTCAGAAACAGATAGATGGTATTGGCTATGGGTTTGTGGAGTTCCTTTCCGCCTGTCCCACTAACTGGCGACTCAGTCCCCCTGATTGTATAAAGTTTATCTCTGAAAAGATGATAGCAGAGTATCCCTTAGGAGAGTTCAAGAACGTGGATGTTATCGAGCTACCAGAGGAGTGGAGGTAA
- the vorB gene encoding 3-methyl-2-oxobutanoate dehydrogenase subunit VorB, with translation MTERLLIDGNEAIARGAIAGGCNYFFGYPITPQNEIPEFMSRELPKIGGVFVQSESEAASVYMVYGGALAGARVMTSTSSPGFSLMQEGISYIAEAEVPAVIVNVMRMGPGIGTGGQHGQTDYRQVTKGGGHGAYRCIILAPYSSQECFDYMQLAFHLADKYRVLVLVLTDFIIGRMAEVVELRKLEFEPPPEKDWALKGKAFKGGRRRCYVSAAFSYGGVPPRYYHHMAEVYQKIKDEEIKHETYRDEDAVLLLLAYGSSARMAKRAVDMARAEGHRVGLFRPITLWPFSEEALRQAACRVGKVLVVEDSPGELVEDVKCICQGKVPVHLLGIWGRYTPQGDIMTGGSGIIYPENILEKIRGLI, from the coding sequence ATGACTGAAAGGTTGCTGATTGATGGTAATGAAGCGATAGCCCGGGGAGCTATAGCTGGTGGCTGTAACTACTTTTTTGGTTATCCCATTACCCCTCAGAATGAGATCCCGGAGTTTATGTCCCGGGAGTTACCCAAGATCGGGGGAGTTTTCGTTCAATCTGAATCTGAGGCTGCCTCGGTCTACATGGTATATGGCGGCGCCCTTGCCGGGGCAAGGGTGATGACTTCTACCTCAAGTCCCGGTTTTAGTTTGATGCAAGAGGGGATTTCCTACATTGCCGAGGCAGAGGTGCCGGCAGTAATAGTTAATGTCATGAGGATGGGACCAGGGATAGGTACCGGTGGTCAACATGGCCAGACAGATTATCGCCAGGTCACCAAAGGTGGCGGACATGGCGCCTACCGCTGCATCATACTTGCCCCTTATTCCAGCCAGGAGTGCTTTGACTATATGCAGCTTGCCTTCCACCTGGCGGATAAATACAGAGTACTGGTTTTGGTGCTTACCGACTTCATCATCGGACGTATGGCAGAGGTGGTCGAGCTGAGGAAATTAGAGTTTGAACCCCCGCCCGAGAAGGACTGGGCTCTGAAGGGAAAGGCTTTTAAGGGTGGCAGGCGAAGATGCTACGTTTCTGCCGCTTTCAGCTACGGGGGGGTACCTCCCCGCTATTACCATCACATGGCCGAAGTGTATCAGAAGATAAAAGATGAAGAGATCAAGCATGAAACTTACAGAGACGAGGATGCCGTTCTCCTCTTGTTAGCTTATGGTTCGTCAGCGAGAATGGCAAAAAGGGCAGTAGATATGGCCCGGGCCGAAGGTCACAGGGTAGGACTGTTCCGTCCCATAACCCTCTGGCCCTTCTCTGAGGAGGCCCTTCGTCAAGCGGCCTGCCGGGTAGGAAAGGTCCTGGTGGTTGAGGACAGTCCGGGTGAACTCGTGGAAGACGTGAAGTGTATCTGCCAGGGGAAAGTCCCCGTCCATCTTCTCGGTATATGGGGCCGTTATACACCCCAGGGCGATATAATGACCGGGGGATCGGGGATCATTTACCCGGAAAACATCTTAGAGAAAATAAGAGGCTTGATATGA